The Xenopus laevis strain J_2021 chromosome 5L, Xenopus_laevis_v10.1, whole genome shotgun sequence genome has a segment encoding these proteins:
- the mea1.L gene encoding male-enhanced antigen 1 isoform X1 has translation MSSLHTHVPREECDCRGQWVECRGQWGTVLPCRTQSMGPERVFPNQSDELGDSQDATVVWSGGEEEEEDGEVQSGYQYQPLNQDPEEGTQTEGDIQERLQAMRLHLPEPPADSEDEEEKEEAAGSIPMDAAHVELVKKTMAAIKLPTFSVPLWAQQISDAEWEHVVHQAVQSRTAALPFGKK, from the exons ATGTCCTCTTTACACACACATGTCCCCAGagaggagtgtgactgtagggGACAATGGGTCGAGTGTAGGGGACAATGGG GGACAGTATTACCGTGCAGGACACAGAGTATGGGTCCAGAACGTGTTTTCCCAAACCAGAGCGATGAGCTGGGAGACTCCCAGGATGctactgtggtgtggagtggtggtgaggaagaagaagaagatggtgaaGTTCAAAGTGGGTATCAGTACCAGCCCCTAAACCAAGATCCAGAAGAAGGAACCCAGACAGAGGGAGATATCCAGGAGCGCCTGCAG GCAATGCGACTGCACCTTCCTGAGCCTCCAGCAGACAGTGAAGatgaggaggagaaggaagaagCTGCAGGCTCAATTCCTATGGATGCAG CACATGTCGAGCTGGTAAAGAAAACAATGGCCGCTATAAAGCTTCCCACCTTCTCGGTTCCACTTTGGGCACAGCAGATTTCAGATGCAGAATGGGAACATGTGGTTCATCAGGCTGTCCAGTCACGGACAGCAGCACTTCCATTTGGCAAGAAATAA
- the mea1.L gene encoding male-enhanced antigen 1 isoform X2 codes for MGPERVFPNQSDELGDSQDATVVWSGGEEEEEDGEVQSGYQYQPLNQDPEEGTQTEGDIQERLQAMRLHLPEPPADSEDEEEKEEAAGSIPMDAAHVELVKKTMAAIKLPTFSVPLWAQQISDAEWEHVVHQAVQSRTAALPFGKK; via the exons ATGGGTCCAGAACGTGTTTTCCCAAACCAGAGCGATGAGCTGGGAGACTCCCAGGATGctactgtggtgtggagtggtggtgaggaagaagaagaagatggtgaaGTTCAAAGTGGGTATCAGTACCAGCCCCTAAACCAAGATCCAGAAGAAGGAACCCAGACAGAGGGAGATATCCAGGAGCGCCTGCAG GCAATGCGACTGCACCTTCCTGAGCCTCCAGCAGACAGTGAAGatgaggaggagaaggaagaagCTGCAGGCTCAATTCCTATGGATGCAG CACATGTCGAGCTGGTAAAGAAAACAATGGCCGCTATAAAGCTTCCCACCTTCTCGGTTCCACTTTGGGCACAGCAGATTTCAGATGCAGAATGGGAACATGTGGTTCATCAGGCTGTCCAGTCACGGACAGCAGCACTTCCATTTGGCAAGAAATAA